The following coding sequences are from one Streptomyces dengpaensis window:
- a CDS encoding NAD-glutamate dehydrogenase: MQTKLDEAKAELLERAARVAENSPVGGHLPTGTTGEGTPDRDTVLAFLQRYYLHTAPEDLADRDPVDIFGAAISHYRLAENRPQGTANVRVHTPTVEENGWACSHSVVEVVTDDMPFLVDSVTNELSRQGRGIHVVIHPQIVVRRDLTGKLIEVLAGRPTAGELPHDAHVESWIHVEIDRETDRSDLKQITADLLRVLSDAREAVEDWEKMRDAALRIAEELPKEPTADDLRDQEVEEARELLRWLADDHFTFLGYREYELRDDDSLAAVPGTGLGILRSDPHHAGVDSHPVSPSFERLPADARAKAREHKLLILTKANSRATVHRPSYLDYVGVKKFDENGNVIGERRFLGLFSSAAYTESVRRVPVIRRKVDEVLKGAGFSPNSHDGRDLLQILETYPRDELFQTPVDELRAIVTSVLYLQERRRLRLYLRQDEYGRYYSALVYLPRDRYTTGVRLRIIDILKEELNGTSVDFTAWNTESILSRLHFVVRVPPGTVLPQLSDIDKERIEARLVEAARSWADGFAEALTAECGEERAAELLRRYGNAFPEGYKADHTPRAAVADLVHLEALTRDPQRDFSLSLYEPVGATPSERRFKIYRTGEQVSLSAVLPALNRMGVEVTDERPYELRRADRTTAWIYDFGLRLPKSVVGNGDYLGDDGRERFQDAFAATWTGEAEIDGFNALVLSAGLNWRQAMVLRAYAKYLRQAGSTFSQDYMETTLRDNVHTTRLLVSLFEARMSPERQSAGVELTDALLEELDAALDQVASLDEDRILRSFLNLIKATLRTNFFQEALGGQPHEYVSMKFDPTAIPDLPAPRPAYEIWVYSPRVEGVHLRFGKVARGGLRWSDRREDFRTEILGLVKAQMVKNTVIVPVGAKGGFVAKQLPDPSVDRDAWLAEGIRSYRTFISALLDITDNMVAGEVVPPFDVVRHDGDDTYLVVAADKGTATFSDIANEVAQSYNFWLGDAFASGGSAGYDHKKMGITARGAWESVKRFGRELGFDTQTQDFTVVGVGDMSGDVFGNGMLLSEHIRLVAAFDHRHIFIDPTPDAATSYAERRRLFELPRSSWADYNTELISSGGGVFPRTAKSISINSHIREALGIEPGITKMTPADLMKAILKAPVDLLWNGGIGTYVKSSHESHADVGDKANDAIRVDGADLRVRVVGEGGNLGLTQLGRIEFAQHGGKINTDAIDNSAGVDTSDHEVNIKILLNAVVSNGDLTVKQRNKLLAEMTDEVGALVLRNNYAQNVAISNALAQSPSMLHAQQRFLRHLVREGHLDRALEFLPTERQIRERLTTGQGLTGPETAVLLAYTKITVAEELLGTSLPDDPYLESLLLAYFPTALREQFRERIDGHALRREIVTTVLVNDTVNTGGTSFLHRLREETGASLEEIVRAQTAARAIFNSSAVWDAVEALDNVVAADVQTRIRLHSRRLVERGTRWLLNNRPQPLQLAETISFFGDGVEQVWSELPKLLRGADLEWHQRIYDELSGAGVPDELATRVAGFSSAFPALDIVSVADHTGKDPMAVAEVYYDLADRLGITQLMDRIIELPRADRWQSMARASIREDLYAAHAALTADVLSVGNGTSTPEQRFQAWEEKNAAILGRARTTLEEIRGSDSFDLANLSVAMRTMRTLLRTHS; encoded by the coding sequence ATGCAGACCAAGCTGGACGAAGCCAAGGCCGAGCTGCTCGAACGGGCCGCCCGGGTAGCTGAGAACAGCCCGGTCGGGGGGCACCTACCGACTGGGACGACGGGCGAGGGCACCCCCGACCGGGACACCGTGCTCGCGTTCCTCCAGCGCTACTACCTGCACACCGCCCCGGAGGACCTCGCCGACCGCGACCCGGTCGACATCTTCGGAGCCGCGATCTCGCACTACCGGCTGGCCGAGAACCGCCCACAGGGCACGGCCAACGTGCGGGTCCACACGCCGACCGTCGAGGAGAACGGCTGGGCCTGCAGCCACTCCGTCGTCGAGGTCGTCACCGACGACATGCCCTTCCTCGTCGACTCGGTCACCAATGAGCTGTCCCGGCAGGGGCGCGGCATTCATGTCGTCATCCACCCGCAGATCGTTGTACGGCGTGATCTGACCGGCAAGCTCATCGAGGTGCTGGCCGGCCGGCCCACCGCCGGAGAGCTGCCGCACGACGCGCACGTCGAGTCGTGGATCCACGTCGAGATCGACCGCGAGACCGACCGTTCCGATCTCAAGCAGATCACCGCCGACCTGCTGCGCGTCCTGTCCGACGCCCGTGAGGCCGTCGAGGACTGGGAGAAGATGCGCGACGCCGCGCTGCGGATCGCGGAGGAACTGCCCAAGGAGCCGACCGCCGACGACCTGCGCGACCAGGAGGTCGAGGAAGCCCGCGAGCTGCTGCGCTGGCTCGCGGACGATCACTTCACCTTCCTGGGGTACCGGGAGTACGAGCTGCGCGACGACGACTCGCTCGCCGCCGTTCCCGGGACCGGGCTCGGTATTCTCCGTTCCGACCCGCACCACGCCGGTGTGGACAGCCACCCCGTCAGCCCGTCCTTCGAACGGCTGCCCGCCGACGCCCGCGCCAAGGCCCGCGAGCACAAGCTGCTGATCCTCACGAAGGCCAACAGCCGGGCGACCGTGCACCGGCCGTCGTACCTCGACTACGTCGGGGTGAAGAAGTTCGACGAAAACGGCAACGTCATCGGGGAGCGGCGCTTCCTGGGCCTCTTCTCCTCCGCCGCGTACACCGAGTCCGTGCGCCGCGTGCCTGTCATCCGCCGCAAGGTGGACGAAGTCCTCAAGGGCGCGGGCTTCTCGCCCAACAGCCACGACGGCCGCGACCTGCTCCAGATCCTGGAGACCTACCCGCGCGACGAGCTGTTCCAGACCCCGGTCGACGAGCTGCGCGCCATCGTCACCAGCGTGCTCTACCTGCAAGAGCGCCGGCGCCTGCGCCTCTACCTGCGCCAGGACGAGTACGGGCGCTACTACTCCGCCCTCGTCTACCTCCCGCGCGACCGCTACACCACCGGCGTACGCCTGCGGATCATCGACATCCTCAAGGAGGAGCTGAACGGCACCAGCGTCGACTTCACGGCCTGGAACACCGAGTCGATCCTGTCCCGGCTGCACTTCGTGGTCCGGGTCCCGCCGGGCACCGTGCTGCCGCAGCTGTCGGACATCGACAAGGAGCGCATCGAGGCGCGCCTCGTCGAGGCCGCGCGGTCCTGGGCCGACGGCTTCGCGGAAGCGCTGACCGCCGAGTGCGGCGAGGAGCGGGCCGCCGAGCTGCTGCGCCGCTACGGCAACGCCTTCCCCGAGGGCTACAAGGCCGACCACACCCCACGCGCCGCCGTCGCCGACCTGGTCCACCTCGAGGCGCTCACGCGCGACCCGCAGAGGGACTTCTCGCTCAGCCTGTACGAGCCGGTGGGCGCAACGCCCAGCGAGCGCCGGTTCAAGATCTACCGCACCGGCGAGCAGGTCTCGCTCTCCGCGGTGCTCCCCGCCCTGAACCGCATGGGCGTCGAGGTCACCGACGAGCGGCCGTACGAGCTGCGCCGCGCGGACCGTACGACCGCGTGGATCTACGACTTCGGGCTGCGTCTGCCCAAGTCCGTGGTCGGCAACGGCGACTACCTCGGTGACGACGGCCGCGAGCGGTTCCAGGATGCCTTCGCCGCCACCTGGACCGGAGAGGCGGAGATCGACGGGTTCAACGCCCTCGTCCTGAGCGCCGGGCTGAACTGGCGGCAGGCGATGGTGCTGCGCGCGTACGCCAAGTACCTGCGCCAGGCCGGTTCGACCTTCAGCCAGGACTACATGGAGACCACCCTCCGCGACAACGTCCACACCACCCGGCTGCTCGTCTCGCTGTTCGAGGCGCGGATGTCGCCGGAACGCCAGAGCGCCGGTGTCGAGCTGACCGATGCCCTGCTGGAGGAGCTGGACGCGGCGCTCGACCAGGTCGCGTCGCTCGACGAGGACCGGATCCTGCGGTCCTTCCTCAACCTGATCAAGGCGACGCTGCGTACGAACTTCTTCCAGGAGGCGCTGGGCGGCCAGCCGCACGAATACGTCTCCATGAAGTTCGACCCGACGGCCATCCCGGACCTGCCGGCGCCGCGGCCGGCGTACGAGATCTGGGTGTACTCGCCGCGTGTCGAGGGTGTGCACCTGCGGTTCGGCAAGGTCGCGCGCGGCGGTCTGCGCTGGTCCGACCGGCGTGAGGACTTCCGCACGGAGATCCTCGGCCTGGTCAAGGCGCAGATGGTCAAGAACACCGTCATCGTGCCGGTCGGCGCCAAGGGCGGCTTCGTCGCCAAGCAGCTGCCCGACCCGTCCGTGGACCGTGACGCGTGGCTGGCCGAGGGCATTCGCAGCTACCGGACCTTCATCTCGGCGCTGCTGGACATCACCGACAACATGGTCGCCGGGGAGGTCGTGCCCCCGTTCGACGTCGTCCGCCACGACGGGGACGACACGTACCTCGTCGTCGCCGCCGACAAGGGCACCGCGACGTTCTCGGACATCGCCAACGAGGTCGCGCAGAGCTACAACTTCTGGCTCGGCGACGCCTTCGCCTCCGGTGGTTCCGCCGGTTACGACCACAAGAAGATGGGCATCACCGCCCGCGGTGCCTGGGAGTCCGTGAAGAGGTTCGGCCGGGAGCTGGGCTTCGACACCCAGACCCAGGACTTCACCGTGGTCGGTGTCGGTGACATGTCCGGCGACGTGTTCGGCAACGGCATGCTGCTCAGCGAGCACATCCGGCTGGTCGCCGCCTTCGACCACCGGCACATCTTCATCGACCCGACCCCCGACGCGGCGACGTCGTACGCGGAGCGCCGCCGTCTCTTCGAGCTGCCGCGCTCGTCGTGGGCGGACTACAACACCGAGCTGATCTCGTCCGGCGGCGGCGTCTTCCCGCGTACCGCCAAGTCCATTTCGATCAACTCGCACATCCGCGAGGCCCTCGGCATCGAGCCGGGCATCACCAAGATGACCCCGGCCGACCTGATGAAGGCGATCCTCAAGGCGCCGGTCGACCTGCTGTGGAACGGCGGCATCGGTACGTACGTGAAGTCGTCCCACGAGTCGCACGCGGACGTCGGCGACAAGGCCAACGACGCGATCCGCGTGGACGGCGCCGATCTGCGCGTCAGGGTCGTCGGCGAGGGCGGCAACCTGGGTCTGACCCAGCTCGGCCGGATCGAGTTCGCCCAGCACGGCGGCAAGATCAACACGGACGCCATCGACAACAGCGCGGGCGTGGACACCTCCGACCACGAGGTGAACATCAAGATCCTGCTCAACGCGGTCGTGAGCAACGGCGATCTGACGGTCAAGCAGCGCAACAAGCTGCTCGCCGAGATGACCGACGAGGTCGGCGCCCTGGTGCTGCGCAACAACTACGCGCAGAACGTGGCCATCTCCAACGCGCTCGCCCAGTCCCCGAGCATGCTCCACGCCCAGCAGCGCTTCCTGCGCCACCTGGTCAGGGAGGGCCACCTCGACCGCGCCCTCGAATTCCTGCCCACCGAGCGGCAGATCCGCGAGCGGCTCACCACCGGGCAGGGGCTCACCGGCCCCGAGACGGCCGTCCTCCTCGCGTACACGAAGATCACGGTCGCCGAGGAGCTGCTCGGCACCTCGCTGCCCGACGACCCGTACCTGGAGAGCCTGCTCCTCGCGTACTTCCCGACGGCGCTGCGCGAGCAGTTCCGCGAGCGGATCGACGGGCACGCGCTGCGCCGCGAGATCGTGACGACCGTCCTGGTCAACGACACGGTCAACACGGGCGGTACGAGCTTCCTGCACCGGCTGCGCGAGGAGACGGGCGCGTCGCTGGAGGAGATCGTCCGGGCGCAGACCGCGGCCCGCGCGATCTTCAACTCCAGTGCGGTGTGGGACGCGGTGGAGGCGCTCGACAACGTCGTCGCCGCGGACGTCCAGACCCGGATCCGGCTGCACTCGCGCCGTCTCGTCGAGCGCGGCACGCGCTGGCTGCTCAACAACCGGCCGCAGCCGCTCCAGCTCGCCGAGACGATCAGCTTCTTCGGCGACGGTGTCGAGCAGGTCTGGTCCGAACTGCCCAAGCTGCTGCGCGGCGCGGACCTGGAGTGGCACCAGCGGATCTACGACGAGCTGTCGGGCGCCGGTGTCCCGGACGAACTCGCCACCCGTGTGGCCGGGTTCTCCTCCGCCTTCCCGGCGCTGGACATCGTCTCGGTGGCCGACCACACGGGCAAGGACCCGATGGCCGTCGCCGAGGTCTACTACGACCTCGCCGACCGCCTCGGCATCACCCAGCTCATGGACCGCATCATCGAGCTCCCGCGCGCCGACCGCTGGCAGTCCATGGCCCGCGCGTCGATCCGCGAGGACCTGTACGCGGCCCATGCGGCGCTCACCGCCGATGTCCTCTCCGTCGGCAACGGCACGTCGACCCCCGAGCAGCGCTTCCAGGCCTGGGAGGAGAAGAACGCGGCGATCCTCGGACGTGCCCGGACGACCCTGGAGGAGATCCGGGGCTCGGACTCGTTCGACCTCGCGAATCTGTCGGTCGCGATGCGGACGATGCGGACGCTGCTGCGGACGCATTCATAG
- a CDS encoding GtrA family protein has protein sequence MNLFEGRADVGRPAPEPPLASPDPPVTHSGAFGKARRLALEVARFAVVGGSGVAVNILCFNLLLHGLAWAPMVATVIASCVAMGTNYLGFRFFAYRDRASRTRGQIALFFAFSGLGVAMESALFWIGYHGLGMSGPLGSNIAKVLSIVLASAFRFVVYRTWVFQHAKHGH, from the coding sequence GTGAATCTCTTCGAGGGGCGGGCCGACGTCGGCCGTCCGGCGCCTGAGCCGCCGCTCGCCTCTCCCGACCCACCCGTCACCCATTCGGGCGCATTCGGGAAGGCTCGTCGTCTCGCCCTCGAAGTGGCCAGGTTCGCGGTCGTCGGCGGCAGCGGGGTCGCGGTCAACATCCTCTGCTTCAACCTTCTGCTGCACGGCCTGGCATGGGCCCCGATGGTCGCCACGGTGATCGCCAGCTGCGTCGCGATGGGTACCAACTACCTGGGCTTCCGCTTCTTCGCGTACCGGGACCGGGCCTCGCGCACCCGGGGGCAGATCGCCCTCTTCTTCGCGTTCAGCGGGCTCGGCGTCGCCATGGAGAGCGCGCTGTTCTGGATCGGCTACCACGGCCTGGGCATGAGCGGCCCGCTCGGCTCGAACATCGCCAAGGTGCTGTCGATCGTGCTGGCCTCGGCGTTCCGCTTCGTCGTGTATCGGACATGGGTGTTCCAGCACGCGAAGCACGGTCACTGA